AACACTTACTGCTCGGACCCCTGTGGGCTCTGCTGGCCCAGCGTCTCCTCAGAGCGGGCAGGAGATAGCAGCGGGCTCGCCTCCCTTGCAGCAGCTCCCGAACGCGGGGGTATTTGCCAGATTTCTGAGGGAGGGATGAGATCTCTGAGCTGAGGGGTCCGGCCTGGGCCCATTATTCCCCGCTCACCGACGGGATCCCTCAGCCCTgcctgtgcccctgcccctccgtCCCTCCGTCTGCACACTCACCTGGAGGACGTCACCCAGgtgcccctgccctgcctggcTGGGGTGGAACGAGTCGTGAACCAAGAGATCCAGGTGCTGAAAGAGAAGACGCCCTGACACCAGCAGCCGGGAGGGCATCTGGGTCTGGGTGGCCGCGTCCCGAAACGGGTATCTCACCTGGATGGGCACCATCCCGTAGTGCCTGCCCATCACCTCAGCCACGTGGGCAAACATCTAGAGGGGACAGTGCGAGTCACAGCTGGGCCGCTCCGGTGTCTGTGTGTCCGCTCCCCCTGGGCCTGCCCAGCCGCCCACATTCCCAGCGCCCACCCGCCCCAGCCTCCGCCACCGCAACCAGGTGCCTTGAGCTTCATCCTCAGCCTGGAACCCACCCACCCAGCTCCCGGTCATCATGACCCCCTGGGTCAGGGCTGGGCAGCGTCTGATTCCAGCTGGTCCGGCCGCCCGCCTCGCAGCCCGGGCAGGGCTGGGGTAGCACCTCCGCCCTGATGTCCCCTCACCTCCAGATACTCGAGGTCTGTGTCCTTCAGCTTCTGGGAGGTGTTGAGAATCTGGAACCAAGGAGAACAGGATGGAGGAAGGTCTGAGAAGGCAAAGAGATAACTGGAAAGACCCTCGTGAGGGTGGAGCCCCCAGGCCGGCTGTGGGTCTTGGGACGTTGCAGAGCCTGGCCCGGGGTCCCCATAGCCTGCCGGGTAGCTGTCTGTGAGGGGTGGAAGGCTGGCGTGGGAATAGTCCTGCTGAACCCCAACGGCCCACCGGGGGGCCTTCTGCCCACCTTTAGAACAAACAACGTTCCCACCTTCACCAACTGGGGGCGTCCCTCCCTTGTGGGGGGCACCCCTAGACTCTGCAGAAACCCTGGACGCAGAACGGCCACCGCCCTGCGCGCTGAAGGCCAGACCCAGCCATGGTGCCGGCGTGTTTGCAGAAAGCTCGGCTGAAGCGGGGCGGCGGGCCACAGGGCGGCGGCCACAGCGCCCGCACCTGGTAGGAGCTCAGCATCATGGTGAGGGCGCAGAGCTTCGTCCTTGTTTCTCGGCTCAGTTCGGGGCTCATGGCGTCCCCCGTGTCCACCAGAAACACGGCCACCTGTGCAGTGTTGGGGGGACACACCGAGGGGTCAGGCCTGCTCCAGGTCCTCTGGCCACCCTAACTTCTCGTCCTTGCCCCAGagcttcccttctcctctttcctccccctgCGCCCAcccctgctctctctttctccccttctgccCCCGACCGCCTCTCGAcctcctctgtgctctgtgcccctcaccttcctcccctctttctcgaGCAGGAAGGGCTGGCTCCACATCCATATGCCCCTCGAGAGGGTGCTGGCACCCCATGAGAACTCGGGCAGACAGCCCTCCCCTCTCAGCGGGCCGCACTCGCTGGactcctgaaatgcagaggagaaCGGCAGTGGGTGCACCCCACCTCCACACCCCTCCCAAAGCCCGGCTGGGCTCGGACCCTTGACCTAACCCCCagcacacaccccacccccaaacccaCCTTTACCCTTACCAGGCCCGGCAGCCCCTGGAGCAAGCAGTTGAGGAGGAAGGTCTTCCCCGAGTGCTGCTCCCCCAGCACGGCCAGGAGGCAGACGGGGGTGTCCCTGGCCAGGGGGTGCTTCAGGCAGCGGTTGATGGCACCCATCCTCAGGATGAGGCCCCCGGAGGCACTGACCCTCACCAGCAGCAGAGGCTCCGTCCTCACGGCACAGGTCTCCGGGGCCAGGGAGAAAGAGGGGCCTTTAGCATCCAGGCTGTGGAGTCAGACTCCACGTCCGACGCGTGTCCAGCCCAGAACTCGACGTCTCACCCCGATGCCCTAGAACAGAGCCAACGCCGCACGCCCCTCCCGGACAGACGCACGCCCCTCCCGGACAGACGGGACCCCGGTCCCCCCACCGCCGCCCCCACCTCCGGGCGCCAGCCTGGCCGGCCCCCAGACCTGCAGGACGGACGGCGGCGGCCTCCGCAGCAGAAGCTTCATCCTCTCCTCCAGGCCGCGGAGGCCCCTCCTCTGGCCGCAGGTCTTCCGGCACTCGGGGCACCGGGGCCGGCGGCCCGGCAGGTGCGTGCTGACACACCGCGGGCAGAAGTCGTGGCCGCAGCCCAGTGACACCGGCTCGCGCAGCCTCTCCAGGCAGACGGAGCAGGCGGGAGCCTCCCGGGGTGTCGCGGGCCGGGACCCCAGGCTCAGCTCCAACTTGGGGAACGGTGTGTGGGACCTGGGGGGGACAGAAGGGGTCGTGTGAGAGCCGCCCGTGGGGTGCAGGGGGTACGAGACAGGGGCAGAGGGGGCGGGCAGTGCCTAGGGAGGCTGGGCTCTCTGCTTGTTCTCACGGGCTGGCACCCCAGAACCGGGGGCCCCCCGGGTGGACGCCGGTCACGAGTGCGGAGCAGCGGTGAGGGTGATCCAGGGACGGGGACAGCCCGGAATGGATGGCGTTTCGCTCTGCCATGTGTCACCGAGAACAACCGTGTCAGCAAGTTCCTCCCCCACCGGGCCCCAGCTCCTGACTGTCCCAGAGGAGAGGTGAGCAGCGTGCCCCGTGGGGCACTGGAGCCATCGGAGGAGACCCGTGCACTCGGTGCCCTGCTCAGCGCCCGGCACAGCCTTCGTGAGAACCCTCACCCACCACCCCCTGCTGCCAGGGCTTCCTCAAGGAGTTACTGACCCGGCTGGACCCTGAGGAGCCATCCTGTCTACAGCCTCCTCCGGCCACTTAAACACACCCATAGCGGGGACTGTAAGGAGCAGGCTGGTGCCCTCTGGTGGCGGGGCAGGAGAATCTGGTTCTCAGTCTCTCCCCCTCTGAGCTGGACCGGCCTCCCTGCAGCACCCCCCCCGATTTTCCCCCAGCCCCCCAGATCCGGGCAGATCCAGCCTTGATCTCCTTCCCCGGGACAGACACAACCCCCCGTGTCCCTGGACCAGCCGACCCACGAGGCCCACGCTGCCAATCCTGCTGCCAGCAGGCCCTGCCACTCACCAACTGTTGCTGTTTCCCATGAAGCTCTGTTTCCTCTCCTTGGAAAGAACATTTGGAGGTGGGGGGCGTGTGGGgggaataacaacaacaacaacaatgaaaaacccCCAAATCCCAAACGTTACTTAGAAAAGAACCCAGGCTTCTGTCTCCATCTGAGGTTGTGGCGgcctccccatcccccctccgcgctcctgtcctgtccccaggtagcccccttccccacccccacctctccccccccccccccgagtcctGGGAGAAGACTTGCCTGTTTGCCAAACCAGTGACAGAAGGGGAGGACTGACAAGGCGGACCTCGGCATGGGCGCTGGGCGTGGGCAGTGGGTCCAGCAGCCACAGGCGGAGGCCCGCGGGACCTTCGGTCAGCCGTGAGGCTGGAAGGTGAGCTGTGGCAGGTGGCGGGTGGGGGGGGTGGTCTCCCCAGAGGAGCCGGCTCAGCTCGGCAGAGCCGGAAAATAGATGTGACAGTCGGGGAAGAGGAGGCTGCCCCTGGACTCGccccaggaggaggagcagacagGACTGCAGGGAGCCCGGGctctggaggaggggaggggacagagccagGCTCAGAATCCCTGGCAGAAGCTGGGATGCAGGCAAGCTGAAGTGGTGAGTCACCAtggagacaggggtggggggaaggtaaggacagggagggggagcgTGCCTGCTTTCCCGTCAGACCTCACTTACGGGAGACAAGCTCCAAGCTCACATTAGGAATGACTTCCAGAGGGTGACGGCAgagcacacccccccccctgGGCGCGGAAGTCCGTCCTGCTGCGGACTGCTCCCAGGTGACCGCACTGGTCACACACCCAGCATGCCAGCCTTGGTCACTCTGGCCGCTTGTGTGGACATCAGGTTAGAAGGAcagagctgggggtgggcaggaggCCAGGCGCCAGGGCAGAGCCTCCACCCAGGCCCGGGCACCTGAGAGGCTTCCCTGTGAAAGACACAGAGGTGGGGGTGCCCGCCGGCAGAGGGGAGAGCTGGTCCTCCTGGAGAGGGGCCTGGACCACCCCCACTGCTCTATACGCCCCTCATTTCCCGGGCTCTGAGGAAACCCCTTGTCTAAGGAGGCCAACTGTGTCCACTGGGCTTCCCAGGCCTGGGAGCACTTCTAGTCTCTGAGGATGACTGACACCTGGTGAGAAAATAAGAGTCTCCAaactaaggaaaaaaagcaaacataACAACTTCAAAATCAAAACTATTGAATAATACCTGCTTAATTCAgcatctgcctccccccccccccccccccccccggttagGTCACCTGGGCCTGATCTTCTGGAAAGTCAGACTCACAGCACGAGGGCCGCTGGGTCAGCAGACATGGATTGAGCACCTTAGTGCCCAGCACAGACCTAGGCCCTGGGCTGCCAGGGGGACCACAAGAAGAGAGGAAATAGGCCCTGGGCTGCCAGGGGGACCACAAGAAGAGAGGAAATAGGCCCTGGGCTGCCAGGGGGACCACAAGAAGAGAGGAAACAGCTGTTACGTGTTCATGCACAACCGTAAGTCATCGGTTCTTACCGAATTCAACATTGTGAAGATTGTCTATGTCcccttttaaaaattcacagtaaaaaaatattttttcagttccCCATGGGCTGTGGGCAGCCCATGCGTTGACATGTCTgctctgatgtgtgtgtgtgtgtgtgtgggggggggtgtctcctgAAGGTCAAAGGGCAAAGTCCATGCCCAGTTCCTCAGCCTGGTAGGGGATCCGGTGCAGGAGGGGACCAGCTGGTAGGTTGGCCCAGGGCACCTGCCCTGTGAGGACCACACTGTctggaaaggaaaaggaggaaggggaggggaggggaggggaggagagggaaaagatGGAAGCTCCTGTGTTCTAACCAGGGTGGGACACTCCAGGCAGGTCCTCCATGGGGCCCCTGACGTACCCCAGGGACTCACAGGGACAGGGAGGGCCACGTGGAGCCCGGGTCCAGCCCTGCAGGGGAGACAGGCCCTTGGGGTGTGGCTAGGAGCCGACAGGTATCTTCAGGGAGAACGTCATCGACAGGGAGGAGCAGGCACGGGAGGATTGTCCTGGCTCCCAGGAACTTGAGCTGTAGGGACCGAGTGAGTTCCAGGCCCTGGACGCAGATAGGCTCGTTCGCTTGTCCGTCACTGGGCTCCGCCCTCTCTGTAGCACCAGGCTCCCGCTGACCAGCTCAGGCTGCTTGCTGACCGCGGAGGTCTGGCTCCTGCTTCTGGGCTGGAAGGAGGCGAGACGGTGAAGTCACTTTTGGAAAAACCAGCTTCCAAAGCCACAGATATAGGCTCTTAGACTGGGGACCCTGTTTTGGGGGAGGGTTCTGAGTCCCCCTGATGCAGGAAGGAGcctgcttcacacacacacacacacacacacacacacgcacacgcacacgcacacacgcgcgcgcacgccAGCGCACGCGCGCACATGCACACTGACTCACTTATCGCCACCTGCTTCACGATCTTCCACATAAATTCACACAGCACGGCGGAAATGCTCCCAGTTCCCCGCACGGGGTACACACACGCCTTTACTCCCCTCTCTTGTCTCTGTGCACCCCCAAACGCCCATGCACATGTGTGTACCGGTTCACACACACCTGCACTtggactcacacatgcacacccacacacacacgcacacactcgtGGGCTCATTCAGTAACACTCTGGGACACAAACACACTGCCTGTGAACCAAGGCCCTCCCTCTCGTGCACACGTGAGCTCACAGACACACAGCACACACGCTAGCCCACAGGCGCGTTCCTAGCATGTCCCTGAACTCGCCGTCGCCCACGCAACCCGCAAGGGGGGGGCCGACATTCCAGGTGAGGGCACGGAGGCGGGGGTGGTATTACCAGCAGAGCGGAAATCCAAACCCAGGCAGCCGGGCCTCCACGCCAGGCTCTTAATCACTATATTCTAGATCGTTTTCTTGGGGTGGCAGAAATCAAGTCAGTTATGATCATTACTAGCCTGGAAAAGGGTTCATGGTCTTGCTGTGTCTCAGTCCCTCGCCTCGGAGGAGACTGGACCCCCCACGGCCGGCCTGTGTAAACCAGGCAACGGAATTTGGAATGGTTCTGACCCCAGCTTGCTGAGAGACCTGGGGCAAGTCCCCTGATCTGATCTGGGCCTCAGGCTCCCGTTGTGTAAGCAGAGAGGGGCTCAGTGAGACCACAGTCCACTTCTGTTGGAGGGTCCGGctcccctcccactgccctggCCTGGGAACTGCCCCGGAGGTAGGGGGGGCATGGTCAGACTGGCCCTCACCAGGAAGCCTGGCACAGTGGGCGCCGGTGGGCACGGGAGCTGTCCCCTCCTGGTCCCGCCATCTGGGTGTTTCTACATCCTCCGTGCCCCTGGGAAACACCTGGACGCCCCCAGCTCTGCTGGCGTGGCACAGGCCGTGGGGAAGGGGGGCTGTCCTCCTCCCTCCGGGTCAGTCGCGGCCCTGCTACCGCTCTCCAGCCACGGTGTCCTTTGCCCAGAAGAACagtggtgcccccccccccccgctcccgcTCTGCCCAGCTGCACAAGGACCCTTCTTACTGGGCCAGTGgctagggaagagggaaggaaacacTTTCTCCCAGGCTCGGGGCACTGGGGCCAAGGGGACATCCTCTCCCCTTCCACCCTGAACCTGGTCATGCagttctctgcttctcctccctgagCGCTCCCAACCCCCGCCCTGAGCCTCCAGGTCCCCTCACCACCGCCGGGGCCCCTGCACAATACTCCCCACACACATGCAAGCAGCTCTCTCAGGCTGTGGCCCAGGAAGACTGccacttctccttctctctgtctctcccagcgGCCACGGTCCACTCCCAGACCAGGAAGCCTATGACAGTGTCTAAGACAGGTGTCTCCCCCGAGAGGCCAGAGACCCCGATCATTGGGCAGGACATGCTGTGTGCTGACTTCGCCCAAGGTGTCCGCGATGTCCGCCCGCTGACCGTGGCGTTGACCCACCCTCCCGTCCTCCCATGGGCACTCACCCACGTGTCTGCCGTCCAGTTATCCATTGGCACGCTTACCCATCCATCTCAGAAATGTTTACTGAGCGACAGACACCAGACGTCATGCTGTCCCAGGAGCAGACCGATGACCCCTCGGGCTTTTACTTCCGGTcaggtgaggaagagagaaaggtcaTCAGACAAGTCCTGGGTGAAGAGTTCCCCcaggagggtgagggagaggtgggggaggggggccacTCCAAGGCACCTCGGTTGGAGCTGGACACCTGGGCATCCCGCATGAAGCAGTGCCCGAGGTGAGCCCGGAAGACGAGGATGAGTCCGCCGGCAGAGGTGGGGGGTCGGCGAGAAGACAACACTTCTAGCAGGAAGACCAGCACCAGCGAAGACCCGGAGGCACACGATAAAGAGCCCAGTGGCGGGAGTGCTGCTTGTGACGTCAGAGGAGACTGGGGGGACACCATCTCTCAGCCTCTGCCCTCCTGTGCTCTGTTGCAGGGCTCAGGAGGAAGGCCACCACCCTGTGAGCTAATGGCCTCTGGGTGCTGTCAGGTGTGgtgagctggggctggggggcggTATCCCCAAGTGCCTGGTGCCCGGGCCCACACGGCTGCCTCCAAGCCCTGGGCTCTGGGGCCCCCCCTGGCCCCCGAGGGGAAGCAGGATGTTGCTCCCCATGCCCTGCAGGCCTCCTGAGCATCCTTGCTCTCGCCCTGGGCCTGACCAAGGGGCACCTGTGCCTGGACCCCCTGTGTGAGCCCCAGAGACCTGGTCTGTGCAGCTGGGCCTGAGGGGTCAGGCCTCTCCTGGGTGAGGGGGAGCCGGCCTCAGGGCAGCAGAACACGTTCAGACCAGAGCCGGCAGAGCTGGACAGAGGTGCCAGCTCTTCCAGCAGCTTCCATATTTGGCTGGCACCGTTTACTTTTGAATAAAGATCAAGACAAGGCCATACATGGTCTGGAATTCCTGCAAGGTTTTTGACTTCCTGGGCCGTCCCTCCCAGAGCCATCTGTCCCCTCTCATCCAGGTGGCCCCCGTCCTGAGTGAGGCCCTCGGACCGAAAAGCCACGCCAGGCCGCGGCCTAGATTTCCAAAACTCGGAGGAGTTGGAGAGGCTGCTGTAGGCTCGGCCAGGCTCCCCACAAATGAGgtcccctgtccctcctcccacAATGGCCATGGTCACAAGTGGTGTCTACTTGAGACCTGTGTTCCGAGCTGGTGGGAGGCACTTGGCAGGGAGACACCGAGGCCAGTCCCAGAACTCTGTGGCTGGGTCGAAGTCGTCCAGAAGTGAGCAAGGCCTGGCCCATGTGTGGCTGCTCTTGACCCTGACCCTGAAACCtggctccaccccctctcctgctGGGAAGCTTCCCAGGGCTTCCCACTGGCAGCTGGAGGGAAGTTGAGCCCCCAGTGTTTCTTCTAAAGCACCCCCCCAACATCCATTCAGTCCCAGGcttcctgaaataatttttagaataaaacactAGCCAACGTTGGCTTAGCAATAGAGGGCTCACGGTGTGTTGGCACGTGAGCTGCCTCAGCCCCTTGCGGTCGGGACAGCGCCATGTCATTAGGCGCCTTTGAGGAGTTAACGAGTCCTCCAGCGACAGTCATCTAGAGGGGCGCTAACACTGTGCTCTAACGAGCGGGCTGCCCTGTCCTGACACTGCTTCCCCCGGGCCTGTATGATTCAAGGGCTGTCTCGTCAACGTGGCACGCCCGCACGTGGTGGCCTTCGCTGGTGTTCGCTCCGAACGTGAAAGGGTGCGTCTCAGAGCCTACCCAGCATTTCTAGTTTGCTCAGCAGTTTTGAAGTTATCCATCAGCCATgttgccaaaaaaagaaaaaataacttttttttttttaatgaaaggggAAGATTTAAAGCATCCTAAATGTCCAGTCATAAATGAAGAGTTGatgatgagcctgaccaagcggtagcgcagttgatagagcatcaaactgggacgcagaggacccaggttcaaaacctcgaggtcactggcttgagcgtgggatcatagacatgaccccatggtcgctggcttgagcccaaaggtcactggcttgaagcctaagatcactggcttgagtccaaaggtggctggcttaagcccaaaggtcgctggcttgaagcccaaggtctctggcttgagcaaggggtcacttgctctactggagcccccccccccccccgtcaaggcacatatgagaaagcaatcaatgaacaactaaggagctgcaacgaagaattgaagcctctcatctctttcccttcctgcctgtttgtcactgtctgtccctttctgtctctctctctgtctctctcactaaaaagaaaaaaaaagaaagaagagttgATGATTAAACAACTAGACGTTGCAGACCCGGGGTTACTCGGGCAGTGTGGCTGCTGATCTCTGGCACCTGAGGCCAGCCCCTTAGACTGAGTCCGTTCCCAAACAGAATCCGGGCTCTTACTGAGAGTCTCAGGTACGGCACGTGTGGCCGGCACCCGTGCCAGTCCTTGCCGCGAAGTGGGCGCGACCTCAGGGGCTCTTTCTGGCAGGGGCCCCCCGCCATGCAGGTGGTGGGCAGGGAAGGCCCAGAAGGAGCGGCACTTCCAGCAGACATCAGGAGGGGGACCCTGCGAAGGGAGGGCAGGCGCcacagggggagggagaagtcCGAGCAGGGAGTGGGCAGCCCCAGCCCTGACAGTGTGAGCGGCCTCCACATGGTGATAAACAAAGCAAGGCCGGCCCAGGGCTATGGAAGCGGAGGCAGACTTTTAAAGTTTGCAACAGATgctttaaacaacagagaattcatTCGGCGTGCACAGCGCGGGCCTGCACGCGAGGCCCTCGGCCCGGTCGCTGGCCGGCGACAGGCCCTCTGGGAGTCCGCACAGGCTGCCATACAAGGCGCCgcagactgggtggcttcaaGACTGGGCGGCTTCAAGACTGGGTGGCTCCAACCGCAGAAACGCGTTTTCTCACGGTTTTGGAGGCTGGGGATTCaaggtcaaggtgttggcagggttcgCTTGCTTTgaggtctctctccttggcttgtagatggccgtCTTCTTCCCTGGGTCTTCACACGGCGAGCGTCTGTGTCTAAAACCTCTTCTCACAAGGACACTGGTCGCTGGAAGAGGGCTCGCCCCCGTGACCTCATTTCACCTTAGTTCCTGATTTGAAGGCTCCATCTCCCAATCTAGTCACCTTCTGAGATCCTGGGGGTTAGGACATcaacatttggatttttttttttttttacagagacagagagaaagtcagagagagggacagacagggacagacagacaagaactgagagagatgagaagcatcaatcatcagattttagttgtgacaccttagttgttcattgattgctttctcatatgtgccttgaccgtggggctacagcagaccgactgaccccttgctcgagccagtgaccttgggtccaagttggtgagctttgctcaaaccagataagcccgtgctcaagctagcgacctcggggtctcgaacttgggtcctccacatcccagtccaacactatccactgagccaccccgcctggtcaagcaacatttggatttattttttattattattattattattattttgtattttttctgaagttgtaaacggggaggcagtcagacagactcccgcatgtgcccaaccgggatccacccggcacgcccaccagggggtgatgctctgcccatctggggtgtccctctgttgcaaccagagtcattctagcgcctgaggcagaggccacagagccatcctcagtgcccgggccatctttgctccaatggagccttggctgcaggaggggaagagagagacagagaggaaggaaggagagggggaggggtggagaagcagagggcgcttctcctgtgtgccctggtcagggatcgaacccgggactcccgcacaccaggccaacgctctaccactgagccaaccggccagggccaacatttggATTTTGATGGAGCATAACTCAGCCTGAACAGGCCCAGGAGACAAGCATGTGAATGTGAAGAGGGTGAAGTGGGGGTCTTGGAGGACCGGCAGGAACCAAGAGGCCCTGGATTCAGGCTAAGAAAACTAGACTTGGTCCCTTAAAAATACcagatggaggccctggctggctgactcagtggtggagcgttggctcAGCGTGTttatgtcctgggttcgattcccggccagggcacacaggagaagcacccatctgcttctccacccctcccccttccccttctttctctcttctcctcctgcagccatggtttgattggtttgagcatatcggcccagggcactgaggatggctccacggagcctctgcctcaggctctaaaaatagctcagttgcaggtatggtcccagatgggcagagcagtggccccaggtgggggttgccagctggatcctggtgggagaacatgcaggagcctgtctatgtcctttcttctcacttggaaaaggggggggggggagatacaaACTGGAAACGAGAAGAGCAGACTTTCCAGCTGAGTGTGTGGACCCTCGCTCTGGCCACTGGTGTAGTAATCAGAACGGCGGCTGGGGGAGGAGTAGGGGCCGctctgtgggggagggaggagaggccgGAGGTGCCTGGAGACTGGGGCCAGCTCCTGTGAGCCCTCACAGCCCCCCTGGGATGGGAACCACCGCCCCCCAGAGTCTCAGTCTCCCCAGCGCTCACACCAGCCTCTCACGTTGCGGCCTCCACAGCCAACACGGTCAGGCCTGCGGGGGCCCAAGAGCCGCTTGCGGAAGGTGATGAAACAAATAGAGAAGCCACATGGAcatgcggggggggggaggtgggctGCAGAGGGCAGGGACGAGCAGAATGCACGGATTGGGGGGTGCTAAATGATGGGGGGcggcaggggagggagaaggaggtgacGTCCGTGGTAAAGCTGTGAGACCCCACAGTGCCTTGCTGGAGGTTCGCGCCAGCCGGTGGGGGGTCCTTGGTGGCTGGCACCCACCCACCTTCATGCTCCATCTTCCTCCCAAATCGGACCCCGGACTTGGCCCCAGATCCTTCCGCGCTCCGTACCGCCCTCTGTTCGACCCCCACGTGCTGCCCACCCCGGGTCTGCAGCACCCAGGCCGTCCGCCAGGAAGCCGAGAGATGCGGCCAGCTGGCGCCCGGGGAGCCGAGTCCTCACTACAGATGCTGCCCAGCTGGACTCggacccccccccacaccccccagaCCCCTTcgaagtgagaggcagagcctCCCAGCTGGACCCAGGCAGACGGCCAAATTGAACACAGTCGGGGCCTGCTGAGTCCAGACCTCTGCATGAGACTCTCCGCCGGCCAGCTGGCCTAGACTGCGACCCTTTCAGTGTGGACCAGACAAGCAAAGTTGTGGGCCCCACCCCGGGCAGCGCCCAGGCTCTGGCCGGCTTCACACACCGGTTTCACCCAGCTCCCTGGGGCTGAGTCACGCCCCTCACTCAAGCTCAGTTTCCTCCAAATTAAACAGAAGATAATAGTGACAGCTCTTAGGGCGATGGCAGAGAGCCTGCCATGGAAATGGGGCTCGAGACAGCCTTGGAGACCGAAGTAAGCCTGTGTCCCTCCGCTCCTGCGCCCACACCTCCCCAAGCCCCTGCCCTGGCTCTcagcctcccttctccctgttCTCTGTCAAATAAAAGCCAAGAAGTTCCGACAGAAACGGGACCGTGGGGCAGCCGTGGAAACAGATGCCCGATGGACAAAGTGCCATGAATGTACGACATGTTTCCTGGGCTCCTAAAATACGCCGAGGCCTTCTCATCCCACAGAATCCTCCGCGTCTCCCTGAATTCCTCCGGAGGTGGTAATGTTGGCTCCGCTTTACAGGTGACGACACGGAGGGTCCCCAGTGACTCACAGCCAAGACTACCTTGCCtctagtctctctctccctccacccgccccgcccccaccacacacacgcgcgcacacacacacgcacatacacacatgtatgcacacGTGTGCACAgtgtttctccttcctctctcaccacCTTCACCCCAGCCTCATAACCTGGAGTCGGGCAGAGCAGAGTGGCCGCAGCATCAGGGCCTTGAGCAATCCGTGAGACCACGTATTGTTG
The DNA window shown above is from Saccopteryx bilineata isolate mSacBil1 chromosome 2, mSacBil1_pri_phased_curated, whole genome shotgun sequence and carries:
- the RNF112 gene encoding RING finger protein 112, whose protein sequence is MPRSALSVLPFCHWFGKQERKQSFMGNSNSWSHTPFPKLELSLGSRPATPREAPACSVCLERLREPVSLGCGHDFCPRCVSTHLPGRRPRCPECRKTCGQRRGLRGLEERMKLLLRRPPPSVLQTCAVRTEPLLLVRVSASGGLILRMGAINRCLKHPLARDTPVCLLAVLGEQHSGKTFLLNCLLQGLPGLESSECGPLRGEGCLPEFSWGASTLSRGIWMWSQPFLLEKEGRKVAVFLVDTGDAMSPELSRETRTKLCALTMMLSSYQILNTSQKLKDTDLEYLEMFAHVAEVMGRHYGMVPIQHLDLLVHDSFHPSQAGQGHLGDVLQKSGKYPRVRELLQGRRARCYLLPALRRRWASRAHRGPSNTDDDFCHLRNYVADVLSAAPQHAKSRCQGSWSEGRPVTRGDRRLLTGQQLAQEIKNLSGWMGRTGPGFASPDEMAAQLHDLRTVEAARKEFKEYVQQQDVATKRLFAALRVLPDTMRSLLSARRDAILARHGTALQCRDREQTLGSLEAELQAEAKAFMDTYTKRFCGHLAAVGGAVGAGLMGLAGGVVGAGMAAAALAAEAGMVAAGAAVGATGAAMVGGGVGAGLAASVGCMEKEEEDRVQAGDREPLLQDE